In one Ornithinimicrobium pratense genomic region, the following are encoded:
- a CDS encoding AI-2E family transporter, with protein sequence MSEKTSTGEQERRRIDEEEIGGREVVPSPVEVEGPGPHPTYDGSGVDRGSLLLAGLKGAANWSWRLLLVLAALAVLLWLVGQLWVGVLPVLMAILISTILWPVSTWLKAHGWPSALAALTVLIGSLAAVVGVFVAIAPTVIEQGQIIIQQAGEGLQVMLEWLSGPPLNLQNEQVTDYVDQASTWLQEQSNQIAGGVISGAMTVGSILVTIVMTLVFTFFILKDGQRFGPWVRRVAGPTAGMHLTEGFARIWKTVGGFFKAQAAVSAVDAIFIGLGLLLLGVPMAFVLAIITFFAGFIPIVGAFTAGSLAVLVALVSEGFTTAIWVLVIVLAVQQIEGNVLQPVLQSKAMDLHPALILLVVAAGATRFGIVGAFLAVPVTAAFVSVIRYGSEHLDLRTGTVRAEELKILTSEGRAAAVMAERTAPVFQLRAQQAFEQAEGERGAARVFAQPGAALATSLRDKLLAPIRRRGDSDDEVSEGKVSAGEVAEQTRVAGADGGAHLAPPSDVLERQKNEVRHHREQVEGQPQKEPGATRAAKPPNSKAPSDHPGDDAETPR encoded by the coding sequence ATGAGCGAGAAGACCAGCACGGGCGAGCAGGAACGCCGACGCATCGACGAGGAGGAGATCGGCGGCCGCGAGGTCGTGCCGTCCCCGGTAGAGGTCGAAGGACCCGGACCGCACCCCACCTACGACGGCAGCGGCGTGGACCGTGGGTCATTGCTCCTGGCCGGTCTCAAGGGCGCCGCGAACTGGTCGTGGCGCCTGCTGCTGGTCCTCGCCGCGCTGGCGGTCCTCCTGTGGCTGGTCGGGCAGCTGTGGGTCGGGGTCCTGCCGGTGCTCATGGCCATCCTCATCTCCACCATCCTGTGGCCGGTCTCCACCTGGCTCAAGGCCCACGGCTGGCCATCCGCACTGGCGGCCCTCACCGTGCTGATCGGCTCCTTGGCCGCGGTCGTCGGCGTCTTCGTGGCTATCGCCCCCACGGTCATCGAGCAGGGACAGATCATCATCCAGCAGGCTGGCGAGGGGCTGCAGGTGATGCTGGAGTGGCTGTCCGGACCGCCGCTGAACCTGCAGAACGAGCAGGTCACCGACTATGTCGACCAGGCCTCCACCTGGCTGCAGGAGCAGTCCAACCAGATCGCCGGCGGCGTGATCAGCGGAGCGATGACGGTCGGGTCGATCCTGGTGACGATCGTCATGACCCTGGTCTTCACCTTCTTCATCCTCAAAGACGGTCAGCGGTTCGGGCCCTGGGTGCGCCGCGTCGCCGGCCCCACGGCGGGCATGCACCTGACCGAGGGATTCGCCCGCATCTGGAAGACCGTCGGCGGCTTCTTCAAGGCGCAGGCCGCCGTCTCGGCGGTCGATGCCATCTTCATCGGCCTGGGACTACTGCTTCTCGGGGTGCCGATGGCCTTCGTGCTGGCGATCATCACCTTCTTCGCCGGCTTCATCCCGATCGTCGGCGCCTTCACCGCTGGGTCTCTCGCGGTCCTGGTGGCTCTGGTCTCCGAGGGCTTTACGACCGCGATCTGGGTCCTCGTCATCGTGCTGGCGGTGCAGCAGATCGAGGGCAATGTGTTGCAGCCCGTGCTGCAGAGCAAGGCGATGGACCTGCACCCGGCCCTGATCCTGCTCGTGGTGGCAGCGGGGGCCACCCGGTTCGGGATCGTCGGCGCGTTCCTGGCGGTGCCAGTGACGGCCGCCTTCGTCAGCGTCATCCGCTACGGCAGCGAGCACCTCGACCTGCGCACCGGCACCGTGCGGGCCGAAGAGCTCAAAATCCTCACCTCCGAGGGCCGCGCCGCCGCGGTGATGGCCGAACGCACCGCCCCCGTCTTCCAGCTGCGGGCCCAGCAGGCCTTCGAGCAGGCCGAGGGCGAGCGCGGCGCCGCCCGCGTGTTCGCACAGCCCGGCGCAGCGCTCGCGACCTCCTTGCGCGACAAGTTGCTGGCCCCCATCCGGCGTCGCGGAGACTCCGACGACGAGGTCTCAGAGGGCAAGGTCTCAGCGGGAGAGGTGGCCGAGCAGACTCGGGTCGCTGGTGCCGACGGTGGGGCCCACTTGGCCCCGCCCTCAGACGTCCTGGAGCGGCAGAAGAACGAGGTGCGCCATCACCGCGAACAGGTCGAGGGCCAGCCTCAGAAGGAACCCGGCGCGACCCGGGCCGCCAAGCCGCCGAACTCTAAGGCCCCGTCCGACCACCCGGGGGACGACGCCGAGACTCCACGGTAG
- a CDS encoding FxsA family protein, with protein sequence MSTPGPTPRRRGGLLRWLLLALVILPFAEVAALVLVGRTIGFWWTLGALVAVAVVGVLLVRHETSRTYKALQETLNSGKMPADEVTDAILVMIGGFLLILPGFVSDAAGLLLVLPFTRPVARRMLQAFVASRAVAVVGPGAPPPAGGGARRSSGRGQVIEGEVVAEQQAPGTPEAGGPRQLDR encoded by the coding sequence ATGAGCACCCCCGGACCGACGCCGCGCCGCCGCGGCGGCCTGCTGCGCTGGCTGCTGCTCGCGCTGGTGATCCTGCCCTTCGCCGAGGTCGCTGCGCTGGTCCTGGTCGGACGGACGATCGGCTTCTGGTGGACGTTGGGTGCGCTGGTCGCGGTGGCCGTGGTGGGCGTGCTCCTGGTCAGGCACGAGACGTCACGCACCTACAAGGCGCTGCAGGAGACGCTGAACTCGGGCAAGATGCCCGCCGACGAGGTGACCGACGCCATCCTGGTGATGATCGGTGGCTTCCTGCTCATCCTGCCGGGTTTCGTCAGCGACGCGGCGGGGCTGCTGCTGGTCCTGCCCTTCACCCGCCCCGTCGCGAGGCGGATGCTGCAGGCCTTCGTCGCCAGCCGGGCCGTCGCAGTCGTCGGTCCGGGCGCTCCGCCGCCGGCAGGCGGGGGAGCCCGCCGCAGCTCCGGCAGGGGCCAGGTGATCGAGGGAGAGGTCGTGGCCGAGCAGCAGGCACCCGGCACGCCCGAGGCCGGAGGGCCCCGCCAGCTCGACCGCTGA
- a CDS encoding L-erythro-3,5-diaminohexanoate dehydrogenase, which produces MTAVPGHSPFGLHRVLEPSGPDVTLPQAARRLDASPALACDEVRIDVEVLNLDAASYRQLREKHTDADGTVHGAAIREEVLSIVAVRGKMQNPVTGSGGMLIGTVAEVGPQSTLGLQVGDHVATLVSLSLTPLVISDRLERWDGLSERVPAAGHAILFGRSIAAVLPNDLDDELALMVMDVCGAPALTRTVVQGYVARGHAPSVAVLGAAGKSGALSLAAARDSGASCTVGVVPVESEAHLLRASALADEVVIADARSPLGLEGAVRQAGGPVDVTVVCVDVPGCEQPALLATAQGGTVIYFSMATNFAAAALGAEGLASDVTMLIGNGYTPGHADYALGLMRADPRVRALFKTRVAQHGALVQDGGAVSGRSEAPSRTDDLPVEA; this is translated from the coding sequence ATGACGGCCGTGCCCGGCCACTCGCCCTTCGGGCTCCACCGCGTGCTAGAGCCCTCCGGGCCTGACGTCACGCTGCCCCAGGCGGCCCGGAGGCTGGACGCCTCGCCGGCGCTGGCCTGCGACGAGGTGCGCATCGACGTTGAGGTGCTCAACCTCGACGCCGCCTCTTACCGCCAGCTGCGGGAGAAGCACACCGACGCCGACGGCACCGTGCACGGCGCGGCGATCCGCGAGGAGGTGCTCTCGATCGTGGCGGTGCGGGGCAAGATGCAGAACCCGGTGACCGGCTCCGGCGGCATGCTCATCGGCACCGTGGCGGAGGTGGGGCCGCAGAGCACCCTGGGCCTGCAGGTGGGTGACCATGTGGCCACGCTCGTCTCACTCTCCCTGACCCCGCTCGTGATCTCCGATCGGCTGGAGCGCTGGGACGGGCTCTCCGAGCGCGTCCCCGCCGCCGGCCACGCGATCCTGTTCGGCCGCTCCATCGCCGCCGTGCTGCCCAACGATCTCGACGACGAGCTGGCGCTGATGGTGATGGACGTCTGCGGCGCCCCGGCGCTCACCCGCACCGTGGTGCAGGGGTATGTGGCCCGCGGCCACGCCCCCTCGGTGGCCGTGCTGGGGGCGGCCGGCAAGTCCGGCGCCCTGTCCCTGGCCGCCGCCCGCGACTCCGGAGCCTCCTGCACGGTCGGGGTCGTGCCGGTCGAGAGCGAAGCGCACCTGCTGCGTGCCTCGGCCCTGGCCGACGAGGTGGTCATCGCCGACGCACGCTCGCCCCTGGGGCTGGAGGGCGCAGTGCGCCAGGCCGGTGGTCCGGTGGACGTCACGGTCGTCTGCGTGGACGTCCCGGGCTGCGAGCAGCCAGCCCTGCTGGCCACCGCCCAGGGCGGCACGGTCATCTACTTCTCCATGGCCACCAACTTCGCTGCGGCTGCACTCGGTGCCGAGGGGCTCGCGTCCGACGTGACCATGCTCATCGGCAACGGCTACACACCGGGCCACGCCGACTACGCACTGGGGCTGATGCGGGCCGATCCGCGGGTCCGTGCGCTGTTCAAGACCCGGGTCGCCCAGCACGGGGCCCTCGTCCAGGACGGCGGGGCGGTCAGCGGCCGCTCCGAGGCCCCCTCCCGCACCGACGACCTACCCGTGGAGGCCTGA
- a CDS encoding OAM dimerization domain-containing protein → MSQGRQPGTTAVDGSTPGPAPTPSVVRPYGDMTGDGMVQMSFTLPVPHDKRAEGAALQLAGKMGLAPALLVHAKAIGTAHTFFVVYGSVTHLVELDKVQVVERDFPLLAAKDVNSAIKRTLRRPLVVVGACIGTDAHTVGIDAILNIKGFAGEKGLEYYSEIRVVNLGAQVLVPELVERTIAEQADAVLISQVVTQRDAHIHNTTQMSAAFREAYPAGRVPLLIAGGPRFEEGSAGALGVDRIFGKGTTPVEVASYLVHALCRPESPSVKEKS, encoded by the coding sequence ATGAGCCAGGGTAGGCAGCCCGGCACGACCGCGGTGGACGGCAGCACGCCCGGGCCGGCCCCCACCCCGTCGGTGGTCCGCCCCTACGGCGACATGACCGGTGACGGGATGGTCCAGATGTCTTTCACCCTGCCCGTCCCGCACGACAAGCGGGCTGAGGGCGCCGCCCTGCAGCTGGCCGGCAAGATGGGCCTGGCGCCGGCGCTGCTGGTGCACGCCAAGGCGATCGGGACGGCGCACACCTTCTTCGTCGTCTACGGCTCGGTCACCCACCTGGTGGAGCTGGACAAGGTGCAGGTGGTGGAGCGCGACTTCCCGCTGCTGGCCGCCAAGGACGTCAACTCGGCGATCAAGCGGACGCTGCGCCGCCCGCTGGTGGTCGTGGGGGCCTGCATCGGCACCGACGCCCACACGGTGGGCATCGACGCGATCCTCAACATCAAGGGTTTCGCGGGGGAGAAGGGGCTGGAGTACTACTCCGAGATCCGCGTGGTGAACCTCGGTGCCCAGGTGCTGGTGCCCGAGCTGGTCGAGCGGACGATCGCCGAGCAGGCCGACGCGGTTCTCATCTCCCAGGTCGTGACCCAGCGCGACGCCCACATTCACAACACCACCCAGATGTCGGCGGCCTTCCGGGAGGCCTACCCGGCCGGCCGGGTGCCGCTGCTGATCGCGGGTGGGCCCCGCTTCGAGGAGGGCTCGGCGGGCGCTCTGGGCGTGGACCGGATCTTCGGCAAGGGCACCACCCCAGTGGAGGTCGCCTCATACCTCGTCCACGCCCTCTGCCGACCCGAGTCCCCGAGCGTCAAGGAGAAGTCATGA
- a CDS encoding KamA family radical SAM protein: MSQTTEQPYLYARRELVEPDWTRLPGWADVTAEQWADVQWQRVNCVKNLKQLRALMGDLLSEEFYADLEKDQQLRATMSMLVPPQMMNTMVSEITWADGRMPRAGAEFTAAFYADPVRRYMLPVFSDRFTEWASHPYSTRDSLHEHDMWVAEGLTHRYPTKVLAEMLPTCPQYCGHCTRMDLVGNSTPQFTKLKLAGKPVDRHTAILNYLQENKGVRDVVVSGGDVANMPWKNLEGWLDKLLDIDTIRDIRLATKALMGMPQHWLAPDTVEGVARVAAKARSRGVGLAIHTHVNAAQSVTPLVAQASRAMLDAGIRDVRNQGVLMRGVNDTSTQLLDLCFALSDDAMITPYYFYMCDMIPFSEHWRVSLAHAQHLQHSILGYLPGFATPRIVCDVPFVGKRWVHQADTYDTERGISYWRKNYRTSIEAEDVDVTSAEYVYYDPIDTLPASGQEWWRQHAAELHGQDAAAQEEKALAAAAASRQASVDQLA; the protein is encoded by the coding sequence ATGTCTCAGACTACCGAGCAGCCTTACCTGTACGCGCGCCGTGAGCTCGTCGAGCCGGACTGGACCCGGCTCCCCGGCTGGGCCGACGTCACCGCCGAGCAGTGGGCCGACGTGCAGTGGCAGCGGGTCAACTGCGTCAAGAACCTCAAGCAGCTGCGCGCCCTCATGGGTGACCTGCTCAGCGAGGAGTTCTACGCCGACCTCGAGAAGGACCAGCAGCTGCGGGCCACCATGTCGATGCTGGTGCCCCCGCAGATGATGAACACCATGGTCTCGGAGATCACCTGGGCCGACGGGCGGATGCCGCGTGCCGGTGCGGAGTTCACCGCCGCGTTCTACGCCGACCCGGTGCGCCGGTACATGCTGCCGGTCTTCTCCGACCGGTTCACCGAGTGGGCGTCCCACCCCTACTCCACCCGTGACTCACTGCACGAGCACGACATGTGGGTCGCCGAGGGCCTGACGCACCGCTACCCCACCAAGGTGCTCGCCGAGATGCTGCCGACCTGCCCGCAGTACTGCGGCCACTGCACCCGGATGGACCTGGTCGGCAACTCCACGCCCCAGTTCACCAAGCTCAAGCTGGCCGGCAAGCCGGTCGACCGGCATACCGCCATCCTCAACTACCTGCAGGAGAACAAGGGCGTGCGCGACGTCGTCGTCTCGGGCGGCGACGTGGCCAACATGCCGTGGAAGAACCTTGAGGGCTGGCTGGACAAGCTGCTGGACATCGACACCATCCGGGACATCCGGCTGGCTACCAAGGCGCTGATGGGGATGCCCCAGCACTGGTTGGCCCCGGACACCGTGGAGGGCGTGGCCCGGGTCGCGGCCAAGGCCCGCTCCCGCGGCGTCGGCCTGGCAATCCACACCCACGTCAACGCCGCCCAGTCGGTGACGCCCCTGGTGGCGCAGGCGAGCCGCGCGATGCTCGACGCGGGCATCCGTGACGTCCGTAACCAGGGCGTGCTCATGCGGGGGGTCAACGACACCTCCACCCAGCTGCTCGACCTGTGCTTCGCGCTCTCCGACGACGCGATGATCACGCCGTACTACTTCTACATGTGCGACATGATCCCGTTCAGCGAGCACTGGCGGGTCTCGCTGGCGCACGCCCAGCACCTGCAGCACTCGATCCTGGGCTACCTGCCCGGCTTCGCCACCCCGCGGATCGTCTGCGACGTGCCGTTCGTCGGCAAGCGTTGGGTGCACCAGGCCGACACTTACGACACCGAGCGCGGCATCTCCTACTGGCGCAAGAACTACCGCACCTCCATCGAGGCCGAGGACGTGGACGTCACCTCCGCGGAATACGTCTACTACGACCCGATCGACACCCTGCCCGCGAGCGGCCAGGAGTGGTGGCGCCAGCACGCCGCCGAGCTGCACGGCCAGGACGCCGCCGCCCAGGAGGAGAAGGCGCTGGCGGCTGCCGCTGCCTCCCGCCAAGCCTCGGTGGACCAGCTGGCCTGA
- the lnt gene encoding apolipoprotein N-acyltransferase, whose amino-acid sequence MLLPLRLLLAALGGVALLLAFPGYDIWPLAIVGCLCLALATAGAKLWQGLLAGFVLGLTWYTAMFTWAGTYAGPAPWLAMSVASALYPAALGGLLALLQRRGAVRPVVGAAAWVLMEYARSATPFGGFPWGRLAFSQGDSPLLGAVSWVSVLGLGFLVALVGGLLALSVQRLVRGRALSSLGFAALATALTFAPLLLPRPTDGPTVRIAAVQGDLPTDYTRTLSAERGAMLQRYLDQTQALAGAVADGETAYPDLVLWPEGASDLDPVSTRSGQEAVGAIQEVVDTVQAPLLFGATSRTADDAPRNMVYQVGPGEGLVAEYQKVYLAPFGEFMPLRPVMRHLSPWVDRIPDWDAGAEPGLLPVTLRDGREIVVGLAICFENVMDQATRDLALGGAEIVVVPTSNAWFGEGHQSVEHLGISRVRAVELGRSVVHISNVGVSALITPDGQVHGQTELFTTDLVQGDVPLRTETTAAVHIGPWVPVAAGLVVLLGLLTVRRGTRR is encoded by the coding sequence GTGCTCCTGCCGCTCCGCCTCCTTCTCGCCGCACTGGGCGGCGTGGCGCTGCTGCTGGCCTTCCCGGGCTACGACATCTGGCCGCTGGCGATCGTCGGCTGCCTGTGCCTGGCGCTGGCCACCGCAGGGGCCAAGCTCTGGCAGGGTCTGCTGGCCGGTTTCGTGCTGGGGCTGACCTGGTACACCGCCATGTTCACCTGGGCCGGCACCTACGCGGGTCCGGCGCCGTGGCTGGCGATGAGCGTGGCCTCGGCCCTCTACCCGGCGGCCCTGGGCGGGCTGCTGGCTCTGCTGCAGCGCCGGGGGGCGGTGCGTCCCGTCGTCGGGGCCGCGGCCTGGGTGCTGATGGAGTATGCGCGCTCGGCCACCCCCTTCGGCGGCTTCCCCTGGGGGCGGCTCGCCTTCAGCCAGGGAGACTCCCCGCTGCTGGGTGCGGTCAGCTGGGTCTCCGTCCTGGGGTTGGGCTTCCTCGTGGCCCTTGTCGGTGGCCTGCTCGCCCTGAGCGTGCAGCGGCTCGTGCGCGGACGGGCTCTCAGCTCCCTGGGGTTCGCCGCGCTGGCGACGGCGCTGACCTTCGCACCCCTACTGCTCCCACGGCCCACCGACGGCCCGACCGTGCGGATCGCCGCCGTCCAGGGCGATCTGCCCACGGACTACACCCGCACGCTGAGCGCGGAGCGTGGGGCGATGCTGCAGCGCTACCTCGACCAGACGCAGGCCCTGGCCGGCGCGGTGGCCGACGGCGAGACTGCATACCCCGACCTGGTCCTCTGGCCCGAGGGCGCCAGCGACCTCGACCCCGTCTCCACCCGCAGCGGCCAGGAGGCGGTCGGGGCGATCCAGGAGGTCGTCGACACGGTCCAGGCCCCGCTGTTGTTCGGGGCGACCTCGCGCACGGCGGACGATGCGCCCCGCAATATGGTCTACCAGGTGGGCCCGGGGGAGGGGCTCGTCGCCGAGTACCAAAAGGTCTACCTGGCGCCGTTCGGCGAGTTCATGCCGCTGCGGCCGGTGATGCGCCACCTCTCGCCGTGGGTGGACCGGATCCCCGACTGGGACGCCGGGGCCGAGCCGGGGCTGCTGCCGGTGACCCTGCGCGACGGTCGCGAGATCGTCGTGGGGCTGGCCATCTGCTTCGAGAACGTCATGGACCAGGCCACCCGCGACCTTGCGCTCGGCGGGGCGGAGATCGTCGTCGTGCCGACCAGCAACGCGTGGTTCGGCGAGGGCCACCAGTCGGTGGAGCACCTCGGCATCTCCCGGGTCCGGGCCGTGGAGCTCGGCAGGTCGGTGGTGCACATCAGCAATGTGGGCGTTTCAGCGCTGATCACCCCGGACGGGCAGGTGCACGGGCAGACCGAGCTGTTCACCACCGACCTGGTCCAGGGCGATGTCCCGTTACGCACCGAGACCACGGCAGCGGTGCACATCGGCCCGTGGGTGCCCGTGGCAGCGGGGCTCGTCGTCCTGCTCGGGCTGCTCACCGTTCGCCGGGGGACCCGCCGGTGA
- a CDS encoding polyprenol monophosphomannose synthase, producing MSSSDPARASLDGVCICVPTYNERTTLPKIVARIRSAVPEADVLVLDDNSPDGTGEIADRLAGQDPQVHVLHRSGKQGLGPAYLAGFAWAQERGYDVVVQIDADGSHQPEQLPDLLHTAEVTGADLVIGSRWVPGGSVHNWPAHRRLLSVGANTYARLVLGIAVRDSTAGFRVYRLAALRRMNTSAVASQGYCFQVDLTVRALEEGLHVVEVPIAFVEREEGTSKMSDAIVREAMVRVGVWGARRRAGQVRRLVGEQRAAWDRSRWQTLRGDEHT from the coding sequence GTGAGCTCCTCGGACCCCGCGCGTGCCTCCCTGGACGGCGTCTGCATCTGCGTGCCGACCTACAACGAGCGGACCACGCTACCCAAGATCGTGGCGCGGATCCGCAGCGCCGTCCCCGAGGCGGACGTCCTGGTCCTGGACGACAACAGCCCGGACGGCACCGGCGAGATCGCGGACCGGCTCGCGGGGCAGGACCCCCAGGTGCACGTCCTGCACCGGTCCGGCAAGCAGGGGCTGGGCCCGGCCTACCTGGCCGGCTTCGCGTGGGCGCAGGAGCGCGGGTATGACGTGGTCGTGCAGATCGACGCGGACGGGTCACACCAGCCGGAGCAGCTGCCGGACCTGCTGCACACCGCCGAGGTCACCGGGGCCGACCTGGTGATCGGCTCGCGCTGGGTCCCCGGCGGCTCCGTGCACAACTGGCCAGCCCACCGCCGGCTGCTCTCGGTTGGTGCCAACACCTACGCCCGCCTGGTGCTGGGCATCGCGGTGCGGGACTCGACCGCCGGGTTCCGGGTCTACCGGTTGGCCGCCCTGCGGCGGATGAACACCAGCGCTGTCGCCTCCCAGGGCTACTGCTTCCAGGTCGACCTCACCGTGCGGGCCCTCGAGGAAGGGCTGCACGTGGTGGAGGTGCCCATCGCGTTCGTCGAGCGTGAGGAGGGCACGTCGAAGATGAGCGATGCGATCGTGCGCGAGGCGATGGTGCGCGTCGGGGTATGGGGTGCCCGACGGCGAGCCGGCCAGGTGCGCAGGCTGGTCGGGGAACAGCGGGCCGCCTGGGACCGTTCCCGCTGGCAGACCCTACGAGGAGACGAGCACACATGA
- a CDS encoding lysine 5,6-aminomutase subunit alpha translates to MAARKNSELDTSATTATLRPSPPPRLELDAATVRKARRLSAKLGRPVVDLAGSHTTVSVERATLRLAGLAGADHERVPWVNHLVDAVRDQVGLEHGVSTPVWDALRRDEAPDLLTLAQKASAGSVRFRIPEKKGERTPARRAATAAVRPGLAKIDRQRAARDRLIARLGDPDHRPWIYLIVATGDIYEDMPQAQAAARAGADVIAVIRSTGQSLLDYVPEGATREGFAGTYATQENFRLMRGALDEVSKELGRYVRLTNYASGLCMPEIAALAGLERLDMMLNDSMYGILFRDINPIRTFVDQRFSRQVHARAGIIINTGEDNYLTTADAVEAAHTVTVSQLMNEYFAREAGLPDELMGLGHAFEINPEVPESFRMELAHALLARQLFPDAPLKWMPPTKHMTGDIFMGYLLDGFFNLVGAMTGQSILLVGMMTEAVVTPWLSDRDLALQNVRYVQRAAGGLTEDFRPPPDGFIQTRARQVLGEAVDLLEKILDDPAGDAARGVPLLQAIADGTFGHMKRPADRGKGLDGVAAHAEGYHNPVIELLEEDR, encoded by the coding sequence ATGGCTGCGCGTAAGAACTCCGAGCTGGACACCAGCGCCACCACCGCCACCCTCCGTCCATCGCCGCCACCGCGGCTGGAGCTGGATGCGGCGACGGTCCGCAAGGCCCGCCGGTTATCGGCCAAACTCGGCCGGCCCGTCGTGGACCTGGCCGGTAGCCACACCACCGTCTCGGTCGAGCGGGCCACCCTACGGCTGGCCGGGCTGGCGGGCGCCGACCACGAGCGGGTCCCCTGGGTCAACCACCTCGTCGACGCCGTCCGGGACCAGGTCGGCCTCGAGCACGGCGTCAGCACCCCGGTATGGGACGCCCTGCGCCGCGACGAGGCGCCCGACCTGCTCACCCTGGCACAGAAGGCGTCGGCAGGGTCGGTGCGCTTCCGCATACCGGAGAAGAAGGGTGAGCGGACACCTGCCCGCCGCGCAGCCACCGCGGCCGTCCGGCCCGGACTGGCCAAGATCGACCGCCAGCGGGCCGCCCGCGACCGGCTCATCGCCCGGCTCGGCGATCCGGACCACCGACCGTGGATCTACCTCATCGTGGCCACCGGCGACATCTACGAGGACATGCCGCAGGCGCAGGCGGCGGCGCGGGCCGGGGCCGACGTCATCGCCGTCATCCGCTCCACCGGCCAGTCGCTGCTGGACTACGTGCCCGAGGGCGCGACCCGAGAAGGATTCGCTGGCACCTACGCCACCCAGGAGAACTTCCGCCTCATGCGCGGCGCCCTGGATGAGGTGAGCAAGGAGCTGGGCCGCTACGTGCGGCTGACCAACTACGCCTCCGGGTTGTGCATGCCGGAGATCGCCGCGCTGGCCGGCCTGGAGCGGCTGGACATGATGCTCAACGACTCGATGTACGGCATCCTCTTCCGCGACATCAACCCCATCCGCACCTTCGTCGACCAGCGCTTCTCCCGCCAGGTGCACGCCCGCGCCGGGATCATCATCAACACCGGCGAGGACAACTACCTCACCACTGCGGACGCGGTTGAAGCGGCGCACACGGTGACGGTGAGCCAGCTGATGAACGAGTACTTCGCCAGGGAGGCCGGCCTGCCCGATGAGCTCATGGGCCTGGGCCACGCCTTCGAGATCAACCCCGAGGTGCCCGAGAGCTTCCGGATGGAGCTGGCGCACGCGCTGCTGGCCCGTCAGCTCTTCCCGGACGCTCCGCTGAAGTGGATGCCGCCGACCAAGCACATGACCGGCGACATCTTCATGGGCTACCTGCTCGACGGCTTCTTCAACCTGGTGGGCGCGATGACCGGCCAGTCGATCCTGCTGGTTGGGATGATGACCGAGGCGGTCGTCACCCCCTGGCTGTCCGACCGGGACCTGGCTTTGCAGAATGTCCGCTACGTGCAACGCGCGGCCGGGGGCCTGACCGAGGACTTCCGCCCGCCGCCGGACGGGTTCATCCAGACCCGTGCGCGTCAGGTGCTCGGCGAGGCGGTCGACCTGCTGGAGAAGATCCTCGACGACCCCGCCGGGGACGCCGCCCGGGGGGTGCCGCTGCTGCAGGCCATCGCCGATGGGACCTTTGGGCACATGAAGCGCCCCGCCGACCGGGGCAAGGGCCTGGACGGGGTCGCCGCCCACGCCGAGGGCTACCACAACCCCGTGATCGAGCTGCTGGAGGAGGACCGATGA
- a CDS encoding CsbD family protein: MGLGDKISNAAQDAKGKAKEGTGKTIDNEQMEAEGKTDQVSSSAKQVGENVKDGFKDASR; the protein is encoded by the coding sequence ATGGGACTCGGTGACAAGATCTCCAACGCCGCACAGGATGCCAAGGGCAAGGCCAAGGAGGGCACCGGCAAGACCATCGACAACGAGCAGATGGAAGCCGAGGGCAAGACGGACCAGGTCTCCTCCAGCGCCAAGCAGGTCGGCGAGAACGTGAAGGATGGCTTCAAGGACGCCTCCCGCTGA
- a CDS encoding RNA polymerase-binding protein RbpA: MAERSLRGTNLSWLSFESDEGVTFSERAISRYVCPDGHVSELPFSVEADIPPLWECRCGLDAKLEDGPEPEVKAGKPQRTHWDMLLERRSIPELEELLEERLGLLREMRGEKPSRRRSA, encoded by the coding sequence ATGGCAGAGAGGTCCCTGCGCGGCACCAACCTGAGCTGGCTGTCCTTCGAGAGCGACGAGGGCGTCACCTTTAGCGAGCGGGCGATCAGCCGCTACGTCTGCCCCGACGGGCACGTCAGCGAGTTGCCGTTCTCCGTGGAGGCAGACATCCCGCCGCTATGGGAGTGCCGCTGTGGGCTTGACGCCAAGCTCGAGGACGGCCCCGAGCCCGAGGTGAAGGCCGGCAAGCCCCAGCGCACCCATTGGGACATGCTGCTGGAGCGCCGCTCCATCCCTGAGCTGGAGGAGCTGCTCGAGGAGCGGCTGGGCCTGCTGCGCGAGATGCGCGGCGAGAAGCCCTCGCGCCGGCGCAGCGCCTGA
- a CDS encoding hotdog fold domain-containing protein: MTDRPTPASHPAQVGMGVTHARYVPYAHAHYAGNLVDGAYGLGLFGDVATELCIRTDGDEGLFASYSDVQFLAPVRAGDCLEVTATLVRVGSRSREMDFQVRVMARGNPERGASAADVLDPPVVATTARGTVVVPPSA; this comes from the coding sequence ATGACCGACCGGCCAACCCCCGCCTCCCACCCGGCCCAGGTGGGCATGGGCGTCACCCACGCCCGATACGTGCCCTACGCGCACGCCCACTACGCCGGCAACCTGGTGGATGGCGCCTACGGCCTGGGCCTGTTCGGCGACGTGGCCACCGAGCTGTGCATCCGCACCGACGGCGACGAGGGGCTCTTCGCCTCCTACTCCGACGTGCAGTTCCTGGCGCCGGTGCGGGCCGGGGACTGCCTGGAGGTCACCGCCACCCTGGTCCGGGTCGGCAGCCGGTCCCGGGAGATGGACTTCCAGGTGCGGGTCATGGCCCGGGGCAACCCGGAGCGCGGCGCCTCGGCGGCGGACGTCCTGGACCCGCCGGTCGTGGCGACCACGGCCCGTGGCACGGTCGTGGTGCCGCCGTCGGCCTGA